In [Clostridium] cellulosi, one genomic interval encodes:
- a CDS encoding hypothetical protein (High confidence in function and specificity): protein MMEMKRVITYGTFDLLHYGHINLLKNAKKLGDYLIVALSTDEFNWKEKHKKSYFSYEKRKSLLEAIRYVDLVIPETCWEQKERDIIEYKIDIFVMGDDWAGKFDYLKDKCEVIYLPRTPEISTTQIKNDLKTSG, encoded by the coding sequence ATGATGGAAATGAAACGTGTGATTACATATGGCACTTTTGATTTGCTGCATTACGGTCATATCAATCTTCTTAAAAACGCAAAAAAACTGGGTGACTATCTGATAGTCGCTTTATCGACTGATGAGTTCAATTGGAAAGAAAAACATAAAAAGAGCTATTTCTCATATGAAAAACGAAAAAGCTTGCTTGAGGCAATACGTTACGTCGATCTTGTGATACCTGAAACATGTTGGGAACAGAAAGAAAGGGATATTATAGAATATAAAATAGATATATTTGTAATGGGCGATGATTGGGCCGGGAAATTTGATTATTTAAAGGATAAATGCGAAGTAATATATTTGCCACGTACACCGGAGATTTCGACAACACAGATTAAGAATGATTTAAAAACATCGGGATAA